The Helicobacter ganmani genome includes a window with the following:
- a CDS encoding M24 family metallopeptidase: MENFIIKDENALYFEVGYSCDNALFIAYGKQGYFITDGRYQTEAQESIKQDKYAVEILISRNLIRTARAIFKKYEKSTFYFNPQEFSVFAFEKLKNNLKINFIPKLNFHQEKRILKTAQEIELLHHSQKLNFKAFAKFAQFLSEKGVDCEESYLHFKTQEFLSKQGKFDLSFNPIVGINKNAAKPHALPSNDKLQKGDLLLFDAGLKYKRYCSDMTRTGYFGKNGICFSKEQKFKNKELQKIYDIVLKAQECAIKGAKVGMLACEVDALARNVIEKAGYGKYFVHSTGHGIGLDIHELPVISARSQTILQESMVFSIEPGIYIPHHYGVRIEDLVVLQRDGARVLGI, from the coding sequence TTGGAAAACTTTATCATCAAAGACGAAAATGCCCTTTATTTTGAAGTGGGTTATAGTTGCGATAACGCTCTTTTTATCGCTTATGGCAAGCAGGGCTATTTCATTACCGATGGACGTTATCAAACCGAGGCGCAAGAGTCTATCAAGCAAGACAAATATGCTGTGGAGATTCTTATTTCTCGTAATCTTATTCGCACTGCACGTGCAATTTTCAAAAAATACGAAAAATCCACCTTTTACTTCAATCCACAAGAATTTTCAGTATTTGCATTTGAAAAGCTAAAAAATAATCTTAAAATTAACTTTATTCCTAAACTAAACTTTCACCAAGAAAAACGAATCCTCAAAACTGCACAAGAAATAGAGCTTTTACACCATTCTCAAAAGCTCAACTTCAAAGCTTTTGCCAAGTTTGCGCAATTCCTTAGCGAAAAGGGTGTAGATTGCGAAGAATCTTACCTTCATTTCAAAACGCAAGAATTTTTGAGTAAGCAAGGTAAATTTGATTTAAGCTTCAATCCCATTGTAGGAATCAACAAAAATGCTGCAAAACCGCACGCCCTGCCCTCAAACGACAAATTGCAAAAAGGTGATTTATTGCTTTTTGATGCGGGATTGAAATACAAACGTTATTGCTCTGATATGACACGTACAGGGTATTTTGGCAAAAATGGAATCTGTTTTTCTAAAGAACAAAAATTCAAAAACAAAGAGTTGCAAAAAATCTATGACATTGTGCTAAAAGCCCAAGAATGTGCAATCAAAGGCGCAAAAGTAGGAATGCTTGCCTGCGAAGTAGATGCTCTTGCGCGTAATGTGATTGAAAAAGCGGGATATGGCAAATATTTCGTGCATTCCACAGGACACGGAATCGGACTAGATATCCACGAGTTGCCTGTCATTTCGGCACGCTCTCAAACGATTCTGCAAGAAAGTATGGTATTTTCTATTGAGCCGGGCATTTATATTCCCCATCATTATGGCGTGCGCATTGAAGATTTAGTCGTATTACAAAGAGATGGTGCGCGTGTGCTTGGAATCTAA
- the folK gene encoding 2-amino-4-hydroxy-6-hydroxymethyldihydropteridine diphosphokinase, producing the protein MQSFSPHKTNCLTSKKQKFYCTKSQNLHYFGIKTYRQIKINPKMTRLIYALPPLQGKFFALQSKTPRFTLVRPPNPYRSFKAYQQLKQYAILGIGANCGECLITFWKLFKRFKKKNVIISFSSILKNPAFGWEAQADFYNAVLWVKTKLGYVEFWSFCAYLERMFGRNRKRPFKNAPRTLDIDIIGFKNQFLRFKHLQIPHIAWSLRESVRIPLLERKV; encoded by the coding sequence ATGCAATCATTTTCGCCCCATAAAACCAATTGTTTAACTTCCAAAAAGCAGAAATTCTACTGCACCAAATCACAAAATTTGCATTACTTTGGAATCAAAACCTACCGACAAATCAAAATAAACCCTAAAATGACGCGTCTAATTTATGCACTTCCTCCCCTACAAGGTAAATTTTTTGCATTGCAATCCAAGACTCCGCGATTCACTCTTGTGCGCCCACCCAATCCCTATCGTTCTTTTAAGGCATACCAACAACTTAAACAATACGCAATTTTAGGAATCGGGGCAAATTGTGGCGAATGTTTAATTACATTTTGGAAGCTTTTTAAGAGGTTCAAAAAGAAAAATGTTATAATTTCTTTTTCATCTATTTTAAAAAATCCAGCTTTTGGCTGGGAAGCACAAGCAGATTTTTATAATGCAGTTTTATGGGTAAAAACTAAGCTTGGCTATGTAGAATTTTGGAGTTTTTGTGCGTATTTAGAACGTATGTTTGGGCGGAATCGCAAACGACCTTTTAAAAATGCTCCGCGCACTTTGGATATTGATATTATTGGTTTTAAAAATCAATTCTTACGTTTTAAACATTTACAGATTCCACATATTGCGTGGTCTCTTAGAGAAAGCGTGAGGATTCCATTACTAGAGAGGAAGGTATGA